In a single window of the Manis javanica isolate MJ-LG chromosome 16, MJ_LKY, whole genome shotgun sequence genome:
- the ENPP4 gene encoding bis(5'-adenosyl)-triphosphatase ENPP4 translates to MKLLVILVFSGLLTGCRSNSSYSLPPKLLLVSFDGFRADYLQNYEFPHLQNFIKEGVLVEHVNNVFITKTFPNHYSIVTGLYEESHGIVANSMYDVITKKHFSDFDDKDPFWWNEAVPIWVTNQLQENRSSAAAMWPGTDVPIHNTTPSYFMNYSSSVSFKERLNNITMWLSNSNPPVTFATLYWEEPDASGHKYGPEDKENMHRVLKEIDDLIGELVHKLKVLGLWESLNVIITSDHGMTQCSKDRLINLDLCIDHSKYTLIDLSPVAAVLPKINRTEVYNKLKNCSSHMNVYLKEDIPARFHYQHNERIQPIILVADEGWTIVQNKSSPKLGDHGYDNSLPSMHPFLAAHGPAFHKGYKHSTVNIVDIYPMMCHILGLKPHPNNGTFSHTKCLLVDQWCINLPEAIGIVIGALLVLTTLTCLIIIMQNRLSVPHPFSRLQLQDDDDDPLVG, encoded by the exons ATGAAGCTATTAGTAATACTTGTATTTTCTGGACTTTTAACTGGTTGTAGAAGTAACTCTTCCTATAGTTTGCCACCTAAGTTACTACTGGTGTCCTTTGATGGCTTCAGAGCTGACTATCTACAGAACTATGAATTTCCTCATCTCCAGAATTTTATCAAAGAAGGTGTCTTGGTAGAGCATGTCAACAATGTTTTTATTACAAAAACATTTCCAAACCACTACAGTATTGTAACAGGCTTGTATGAAGAAAGCCACGGCATTGTGGCTAATTCCATGTATGATGTCATCACAAAGAAACACTTTTCTGACTTTGATGACAAGGATCCTTTTTGGTGGAATGAGGCAGTACCTATTTGGGTGACCAATCAGCTTCAGGAAAACAGATCCAGTGCTGCTGCTATGTGGCCTGGTACTGACGTACCCATTCACAATACCACACCATCCTACTTTATGAATTATAGCTCCTCCGTGTCATTTAAGGAGAGACTAAATAATATTACCATGTGGCTGAGCAATTCAAACCCACCAGTCACCTTTGCAACACTCTATTGGGAAGAACCGGATGCAAGTGGCCATAAATACGGACccgaagataaagaaaatatgcacAGAGTGTTGAAAGAAATAGATGATCTTATTGGCGAGCTAGTCCACAAACTCAAGGTATTAGGATTGTGGGAAAGTCTTAATGTGATAATTACAAGTGATCATGGGATGACCCAGTGTTCCAAGGACAGGCTGATAAACTTGGATCTCTGCATTGATCATTCCAAATACACTCTTATAGATTTGAGCCCAGTTGCTGCAGTACTTcccaaaataa atAGAACAGAGGTTTATAACAAACTAAAAAACTGTAGCTCTCACATGAATGTTTATCTCAAGGAAGACATTCCTGCCAGATTTCATTACCAACATAATGAGCGAATTCAGCCTATTATTTTGGTTGCTGATGAAGGCTGGACAATTGTTCAAAATAAATCATCACCAAAAT tagGTGACCATGGTTATGATAATTCTTTGCCTAGTATGCATCCATTTCTAGCTGCCCATGGACCTGCATTTCACAAAGGCTACAAACACAGCACAGTTAACATTGTGGATATTTATCCAATGATGTGCCACATCCTGGGATTAAAACCACATCCCAATAATGGAACCTTCAGTCATACTAAGTGTCTGTTAGTTGATCAGTGGTGCATTAATCTTCCAGAAGCTATTGGAATTGTTATTGGTGCACTCTTGGTCTTAACCACTCTAACGTGCCTCATAATAATCATGCAGAATAGACTATCTGTACCCCATCCGTTTTCTAGACTTCAGCTacaagatgatgatgatgatccTTTAGTTGGGTGA